The proteins below are encoded in one region of Fibrella aestuarina BUZ 2:
- a CDS encoding GMC oxidoreductase has protein sequence MATFNIDSKKRNTYDAIVIGSGISGGWAAKELCEKGLKTLVLERGRDVKHIADYPTAMLNPWELPHRGQVPLEVRNRYSSRSFMREETLHWAIKPDEQPIIEEQPFTWTRGYHVGGKSLLWARQTQRWSDFDFDGPARDGFAIDWPIRYKDLAPWYSHVEKFAGISGNKDGLDVLPDGEFLPPFELSCVEQHLKASIDKNYKDRHFIQGRAAHITDPQAIHGEQGRAKCQHRALCVRGCPYGGYFSSNASTLPWAARTGKLTLRPHSVVQSVIYDEVKKKAVGVRIIDANSLEPIEYFANIIFVNASAINSNAILLNSQSGRFPNGLGNDNGLMGKYLSWHNYRGKANAEFDGLQDKRTDGKNPSNGYMPRFRNVYKQETTGPASQFLRGYAIGIGGGRGLTSNRDGLGDDLKAQLLNPHYGNWNISAWMMGECVPIEENHVRLSTDQTDKYGIPQIILSAKWTDNDARMVQDFNEQITEMFTLAGFKNVRATDTKSNPGSDIHEMGGVRMGKDPKTSLLNEWNQLHACKNVFVTDGASMTSTGTQNPSLTYMALTARAVDHAVKELKKRNL, from the coding sequence ATGGCTACGTTCAACATCGACAGTAAGAAGCGCAATACTTACGACGCCATCGTGATCGGGTCGGGCATTAGCGGCGGCTGGGCGGCCAAAGAGCTGTGCGAGAAAGGCCTGAAAACGCTCGTCCTGGAGCGGGGACGCGACGTCAAGCACATCGCCGACTACCCCACGGCCATGCTCAACCCCTGGGAGCTTCCGCACCGGGGGCAGGTGCCGCTCGAGGTGCGCAACCGCTACAGCAGCCGCTCGTTTATGCGCGAAGAAACACTCCACTGGGCCATCAAACCCGACGAGCAACCCATCATCGAAGAGCAACCCTTCACCTGGACGCGGGGCTACCACGTGGGCGGCAAATCGCTGCTGTGGGCGCGGCAAACCCAACGCTGGAGCGACTTCGATTTCGACGGCCCCGCCCGCGACGGTTTCGCTATCGATTGGCCCATCCGCTACAAAGACCTGGCCCCCTGGTATAGCCACGTCGAGAAATTCGCTGGCATCAGTGGCAACAAAGACGGCCTCGACGTGCTGCCCGACGGCGAATTTCTGCCTCCCTTCGAGCTGAGCTGCGTGGAGCAACACCTCAAAGCGTCGATCGACAAAAACTACAAGGACCGGCACTTCATTCAGGGCCGCGCCGCGCACATCACCGACCCGCAGGCCATCCATGGCGAACAGGGTCGCGCCAAATGCCAGCACCGGGCGTTGTGCGTGCGAGGTTGCCCCTACGGCGGCTATTTCAGCAGCAACGCCTCAACCCTGCCCTGGGCCGCCCGAACGGGCAAGCTTACCCTGCGGCCGCACTCGGTAGTGCAGTCGGTGATCTACGATGAGGTCAAAAAGAAGGCCGTTGGGGTACGTATCATCGATGCCAATTCGCTCGAACCGATCGAGTATTTCGCCAACATCATCTTCGTCAACGCGTCGGCCATCAACTCCAACGCCATCCTGCTCAACTCCCAATCGGGCCGTTTTCCCAACGGGCTGGGCAACGACAACGGCCTGATGGGCAAATACCTGTCGTGGCACAACTACCGGGGCAAAGCCAACGCCGAATTCGACGGTCTTCAGGATAAACGCACCGACGGCAAAAACCCCAGCAACGGCTACATGCCCCGGTTCCGCAATGTGTACAAGCAGGAGACGACGGGGCCGGCATCCCAGTTTCTGCGGGGGTACGCCATTGGCATTGGCGGCGGGCGGGGCCTTACCTCGAACCGCGATGGGCTGGGCGATGACCTGAAGGCGCAACTCCTCAACCCGCACTACGGTAACTGGAACATCAGCGCCTGGATGATGGGCGAATGCGTGCCGATCGAAGAAAATCACGTTCGGCTCTCGACCGATCAGACCGATAAATATGGCATTCCGCAGATCATTTTGTCGGCGAAATGGACCGACAACGACGCGCGGATGGTGCAGGATTTCAACGAGCAGATTACGGAGATGTTTACGCTGGCGGGGTTCAAGAATGTGCGCGCTACCGACACCAAATCAAACCCCGGCTCCGACATCCACGAGATGGGCGGCGTGCGCATGGGCAAAGACCCCAAAACCTCGTTGCTCAACGAGTGGAATCAACTCCACGCCTGTAAAAATGTCTTCGTCACCGATGGCGCCAGCATGACCTCGACCGGCACGCAGAACCCGTCGCTTACCTACATGGCCCTCACCGCCCGCGCCGTAGATCATGCCGTGAAGGAGTTGAAAAAGCGAAACCTGTAA
- a CDS encoding acetamidase/formamidase family protein yields MIPSRRHFLRRTAQSGLAALSVASFPAAASALLPDEPATRPEPARIKPDHVVRSLPENMVWGYFGANVPAVYTVKDGDVVEIQTVNPSGVSRTNPEEFYTKNNLPIDAHAQEVIAIMKTVKPEPSGIRGHMLTGPIAIDGAQPGDTLEIRMLDLTFPAGFGVNSVWPGGGGIPEAVTSRETFVYRYDAKRKVAILKEGVEIPLKPFMGVMALSPPPETGRVSSIPPAFFGGNLDIKHLTKGTTLYLPVSVPGGMFTTGDGHGAQGNGEVSGVAIETALTLTAKFIVHKGKKLTMPRAETPTHFIAVGLDKDLNKAMKNALTEAVTFMKDELGFTFNEALSIASTGVDFEVSQVVDQTLGVHAMIPKAIFTKRKFPYWT; encoded by the coding sequence ATGATACCATCTCGACGCCATTTTTTACGCCGGACCGCCCAGAGTGGGCTGGCAGCTTTATCGGTTGCCAGCTTCCCCGCAGCCGCCTCGGCCCTGCTGCCCGACGAACCAGCCACCCGCCCCGAACCGGCCCGTATTAAGCCCGACCATGTGGTTCGCTCCCTACCCGAAAACATGGTGTGGGGCTACTTTGGCGCTAACGTACCTGCGGTGTACACGGTCAAGGACGGCGACGTGGTCGAGATTCAAACCGTCAATCCGTCGGGGGTGAGCCGCACCAATCCCGAGGAGTTTTACACGAAAAACAACCTGCCCATCGACGCCCACGCGCAGGAGGTGATCGCCATCATGAAGACCGTGAAACCCGAACCATCGGGGATTCGCGGCCACATGCTCACCGGCCCCATTGCCATCGACGGTGCCCAGCCCGGCGACACGCTCGAGATTCGGATGCTCGACCTAACGTTTCCGGCCGGTTTCGGCGTTAACAGCGTGTGGCCCGGTGGCGGGGGCATCCCCGAGGCGGTCACCAGCCGCGAAACGTTTGTGTACCGTTACGATGCCAAACGAAAAGTGGCCATATTGAAAGAGGGTGTCGAGATTCCACTCAAGCCGTTTATGGGCGTGATGGCGCTGTCGCCGCCCCCTGAAACGGGCCGCGTCAGTTCCATTCCACCCGCCTTTTTCGGCGGCAACCTCGACATCAAGCACCTGACCAAAGGTACTACGCTATACCTGCCGGTGTCGGTACCGGGTGGGATGTTCACCACCGGCGACGGACACGGCGCGCAGGGCAACGGCGAAGTGAGTGGGGTGGCCATCGAAACGGCGCTGACCCTTACGGCCAAATTTATCGTGCACAAAGGCAAGAAGCTGACCATGCCCCGCGCCGAAACACCCACGCATTTCATTGCTGTGGGGCTCGACAAAGACCTGAACAAAGCCATGAAAAACGCGCTGACCGAAGCCGTTACGTTCATGAAAGACGAGTTGGGCTTTACGTTCAACGAAGCCCTGTCGATCGCCAGCACAGGCGTCGACTTTGAAGTGAGCCAGGTGGTGGATCAGACGCTGGGTGTACACGCCATGATCCCGAAGGCCATCTTCACCAAACGCAAGTTCCCTTACTGGACGTAG
- a CDS encoding sugar phosphate isomerase/epimerase family protein produces the protein MRTKKTTLFLCLTLCATLSFGQKKGAPLYKAAFGVQAYTFRNAFPKGIIATLDTIKALGFTELEGGAPKGITAAEFKKACNERGISIPSTGGGYEQLVANPQEAANNAKALGASYVMCAWIPHQKGNFTLDNAKKAVADFNAIGKVMRDNGLTFCYHDHGYEFQKHGDGTLMDYIIQNTDPRYVSFEMDVLWTLHGGADPVALLKKYGNRWKLMHVKDLKKGIKGDLTGGTPPENDVVVGAGQADFVGILKEANRIGIKHFFIEDESNKEFEQMPASIAYLKSLRN, from the coding sequence ATGCGTACGAAAAAAACGACCCTCTTCCTTTGCCTGACGCTCTGCGCGACTCTGTCGTTCGGGCAGAAAAAAGGCGCACCGCTTTACAAAGCGGCCTTCGGCGTGCAGGCTTACACCTTCCGTAACGCCTTCCCTAAGGGCATTATCGCCACGCTCGACACTATCAAGGCACTGGGCTTTACCGAACTGGAAGGCGGCGCGCCCAAAGGCATAACGGCGGCCGAGTTCAAAAAAGCCTGTAACGAACGCGGCATCAGCATTCCATCGACGGGCGGCGGCTATGAGCAGTTGGTGGCCAACCCGCAGGAAGCCGCCAACAACGCCAAAGCGCTGGGTGCCAGCTACGTGATGTGCGCCTGGATTCCACATCAGAAAGGCAACTTCACCCTCGACAACGCCAAGAAAGCCGTGGCCGATTTCAACGCGATTGGCAAGGTGATGCGCGACAACGGGCTGACATTCTGCTACCACGATCACGGGTATGAGTTCCAGAAGCACGGCGACGGCACCCTGATGGACTACATCATCCAGAACACCGATCCCAGGTACGTGTCATTCGAGATGGACGTGCTCTGGACCCTCCACGGCGGGGCCGACCCGGTAGCCCTGCTGAAAAAGTATGGCAACCGCTGGAAACTGATGCACGTGAAAGACCTCAAAAAGGGCATCAAAGGCGACCTCACGGGCGGCACCCCACCCGAAAACGACGTCGTGGTGGGCGCGGGTCAGGCTGATTTTGTAGGCATTTTGAAAGAAGCCAACCGCATCGGCATCAAGCACTTCTTCATTGAAGACGAAAGCAACAAGGAGTTCGAGCAAATGCCCGCCAGCATCGCCTATCTGAAGAGTTTGCGGAATTGA
- a CDS encoding VOC family protein: MSKITTFLTYNNQAEEAVRHYTAIFPNSEIKHISYYNEGGHLPEGTAMSVVFILNGQTYYALNAGSGFGFSEGMSLLVTCETQTEIDAYWQKLTEGGQPGPCGWLKDKFGVSWQVVPEGLDKLLQHSDPAKAKRVMAAMMKMSKLDVAALEAA, from the coding sequence ATGAGCAAGATCACCACGTTTCTGACCTACAACAACCAGGCGGAAGAGGCGGTAAGGCACTACACAGCCATTTTTCCGAACTCGGAAATCAAGCACATCAGCTATTACAACGAAGGGGGGCATTTGCCAGAAGGCACGGCCATGTCGGTGGTGTTCATCCTGAATGGGCAGACGTATTATGCACTCAACGCGGGATCGGGTTTTGGGTTTTCCGAGGGAATGTCGCTGCTCGTGACCTGCGAGACGCAGACCGAAATTGACGCCTATTGGCAAAAGCTGACGGAAGGCGGCCAACCCGGGCCCTGTGGCTGGCTCAAAGACAAGTTTGGGGTTTCGTGGCAGGTAGTCCCCGAAGGACTCGACAAGTTATTGCAGCACAGCGATCCCGCGAAAGCAAAGCGGGTGATGGCCGCTATGATGAAGATGTCGAAACTTGATGTCGCCGCCCTGGAAGCCGCGTAA
- a CDS encoding GMC oxidoreductase: MSYLNIDAQAANTYDAIVIGSGISGGWAAKELTGKGLRTLVLERGRDVRHVTDYPTTNMQPWEFEHRNQLKQDVREANPIISKCYAFYEGTEQFFVKDAEHPYVQEKPFDWIRGYQVGGKSLMWARQTQRWSDFDFDGPARDGFAVDWPIRYADIAPWYSYVEKFAGISGNKDGLPQLPDGEFLPAHEWNCVENYFSQQMAKKYQNSRPVIMGRAAHLTQPKPIHAQQGRAQCQHRTICERGCPFGGYFSSNATTIPWAAKSGKMTLRPNSVVHSIIYDEGKKKATGVRVVDANTKQMTEYYARIIFVNAAALNTNLILLNSTSSRFPNGLGNDNGLMGKYVAFHNYRAGISGQYDGFLDSTTDGRRPNSPYIPRFRNLHKQETDFLRGYAAGFSAGRISRNSQEGIGADLKANLLTETLGGWYVGSHMMGETIPKESNYVALDKSLKDPYGIPQLKIAVAYDDNDEKMVKDYLEQMTEMFTAAGFTNIRTRDDKRNPGLDIHEMGGVRMGKDPKTSLLNKWNQLHAVKNVFVTDGASMTSTSTQNPSLTYMAFTARSADYAVKEMKKGNL, encoded by the coding sequence ATGTCTTATCTGAATATCGACGCTCAGGCCGCCAACACCTACGACGCCATCGTGATTGGGTCGGGGATCAGCGGCGGCTGGGCCGCCAAAGAATTAACGGGCAAAGGCCTGCGGACACTGGTGCTGGAACGGGGCCGCGACGTGCGGCACGTGACCGACTACCCCACCACCAACATGCAACCCTGGGAGTTTGAGCACCGCAACCAGCTCAAACAGGATGTGCGGGAGGCCAACCCGATCATCAGCAAATGCTACGCCTTTTACGAAGGCACCGAACAGTTTTTCGTGAAAGATGCCGAGCACCCGTATGTGCAGGAGAAACCCTTCGACTGGATTCGCGGCTATCAGGTCGGCGGTAAATCGCTGATGTGGGCGCGGCAAACCCAGCGCTGGAGCGACTTCGATTTTGACGGCCCCGCCCGCGATGGCTTCGCCGTGGATTGGCCTATCCGCTACGCCGACATTGCGCCCTGGTACAGCTACGTGGAGAAGTTTGCCGGCATCAGCGGCAACAAAGACGGCTTGCCCCAACTGCCCGACGGCGAGTTTCTGCCCGCCCACGAGTGGAACTGCGTGGAGAACTATTTCAGCCAGCAGATGGCCAAAAAGTACCAGAACAGCCGCCCCGTGATCATGGGCCGCGCCGCGCACCTGACCCAGCCGAAGCCGATTCACGCGCAGCAGGGCCGGGCGCAGTGCCAGCACCGCACCATCTGCGAGCGGGGTTGTCCCTTCGGCGGCTATTTCAGCAGCAACGCCACCACCATTCCCTGGGCGGCGAAAAGCGGCAAAATGACGCTACGCCCCAACTCGGTGGTGCACTCAATCATCTACGACGAAGGAAAGAAAAAAGCGACGGGTGTGCGCGTCGTCGACGCCAACACGAAGCAGATGACGGAGTATTACGCCCGCATTATTTTCGTGAATGCCGCCGCGCTGAACACCAACCTGATCCTGCTCAACTCCACGTCGAGCCGCTTCCCCAACGGGTTGGGTAACGACAACGGCCTGATGGGCAAATACGTCGCCTTCCACAATTACCGGGCGGGTATTTCGGGGCAGTACGATGGCTTCCTGGACAGCACCACCGACGGTCGGCGGCCCAACAGCCCGTACATTCCGCGTTTCCGCAACCTGCACAAGCAGGAGACCGACTTCCTGCGCGGCTATGCGGCGGGTTTCTCGGCAGGTCGTATCTCGCGCAATAGCCAGGAGGGCATCGGTGCCGACCTCAAAGCCAACCTGCTGACCGAAACGTTGGGCGGCTGGTACGTAGGCTCACACATGATGGGCGAAACCATCCCGAAAGAGAGCAATTACGTCGCCCTCGACAAGTCGCTGAAAGACCCGTATGGCATTCCGCAACTCAAAATCGCGGTGGCGTATGACGACAACGACGAGAAAATGGTGAAGGATTACCTGGAGCAGATGACCGAGATGTTTACGGCGGCCGGCTTCACCAACATCCGCACCCGCGACGACAAGCGGAACCCCGGCCTCGACATCCACGAGATGGGCGGCGTGCGCATGGGTAAAGACCCTAAGACCTCGCTGCTCAACAAGTGGAATCAGCTCCATGCGGTGAAAAATGTGTTTGTTACCGACGGCGCCAGCATGACCTCGACCAGCACGCAGAACCCCTCGCTCACCTACATGGCGTTTACGGCCCGCTCGGCCGATTATGCCGTGAAGGAAATGAAGAAAGGGAACCTGTAA
- a CDS encoding RNA polymerase sigma factor yields MTLKTLLGGRQPLTDADIVAGLRGTERAQNKAIEALYEQNQAFLTRFLRSKQNGLYFVKEPEDIIWEAITAVLHNVLDGHYVPSSQTPLRAYLVSICRNLWYKAVSQEENRDRREEAFWQAMEPSELPDVEQWLHNQQQWTRYLLLFDRAGKHCRQILTLWLVDGLDNGAITEVMVREGKLKNEQVIRNTKSDCLKKLTSLLR; encoded by the coding sequence ATGACTCTAAAGACGCTATTGGGCGGCAGGCAGCCGCTCACCGATGCAGACATCGTAGCAGGGCTTCGGGGCACAGAACGGGCACAAAACAAAGCCATTGAAGCCCTCTACGAACAGAATCAGGCGTTCCTGACGCGCTTTCTACGCAGTAAACAAAACGGGCTGTATTTCGTCAAGGAGCCAGAAGATATTATCTGGGAGGCCATAACGGCGGTATTGCATAACGTGCTCGATGGTCACTACGTACCCAGTTCGCAAACGCCTCTACGGGCGTATCTGGTGAGTATTTGCCGCAACCTGTGGTATAAGGCCGTGAGTCAGGAAGAGAACCGGGACCGGCGCGAAGAAGCCTTTTGGCAGGCGATGGAGCCCAGTGAGCTGCCGGATGTGGAGCAGTGGCTGCACAACCAGCAGCAATGGACGCGCTACCTGCTGCTCTTCGATCGGGCGGGTAAGCACTGTCGACAGATTCTGACACTCTGGCTGGTAGACGGCCTCGACAACGGAGCGATTACGGAAGTGATGGTGCGCGAAGGAAAACTAAAAAATGAGCAGGTGATCCGCAATACGAAAAGTGATTGCCTGAAAAAACTAACCAGCCTACTGCGATGA
- a CDS encoding gluconate 2-dehydrogenase subunit 3 family protein, translating into MKRRQALQTLSASLSAVLVWPDWATAWNRTSLGTLSGPAGPGLLTADQTTLLTDIVSTIIPDGQVVGATGVGVPAFIETMLADCYEPAAQADFKKGLAAIDGSAQTTYGKPFVALQPAEKLALLTAFGQTTDATQKEFFGLLKSLTIQGYTTSEYVMVNHLNYVMAPGHYHGCVTV; encoded by the coding sequence ATGAAACGGAGACAGGCCCTGCAAACGCTGTCGGCGTCGCTGAGTGCCGTACTGGTCTGGCCCGATTGGGCCACGGCCTGGAATCGAACCTCGCTGGGTACGTTGTCCGGTCCCGCAGGACCCGGCCTGCTCACCGCCGACCAGACCACGTTGTTGACAGACATCGTCTCGACCATCATTCCCGACGGTCAGGTGGTGGGCGCGACAGGGGTGGGCGTACCGGCGTTCATCGAAACGATGCTTGCCGACTGCTACGAACCAGCCGCCCAGGCTGATTTCAAAAAGGGCCTGGCGGCGATCGACGGCAGCGCTCAGACGACCTATGGCAAACCGTTTGTGGCGCTTCAGCCCGCCGAGAAGCTCGCCCTGCTAACCGCCTTTGGACAAACCACCGACGCGACGCAGAAGGAATTTTTCGGTCTGCTCAAAAGCCTGACCATTCAGGGGTACACCACCTCGGAATACGTGATGGTCAATCACCTCAACTACGTAATGGCACCCGGCCACTATCATGGCTGCGTAACCGTATAA
- a CDS encoding gluconate 2-dehydrogenase subunit 3 family protein: MKRRQALQTLSASLGAMLVVPEWANGWSRQSLGTLPNAFTADQTALLTGVVDTFIPETDTPGAKSLGVATFVQKMVADCYEPKAQTTLSNGLNAADALARQTYNRPFTEADTAQRIDVLKRMEQSTDADQKAFYQLVKGLTIRGYMTSEYVMTNLTHYEMIPGRYHGCVPVPAKPISQTK, translated from the coding sequence ATGAAACGGAGACAAGCATTACAAACGCTGTCGGCGTCGTTGGGGGCCATGCTGGTTGTACCCGAATGGGCCAATGGCTGGAGCCGTCAGTCGCTGGGTACGTTGCCCAACGCGTTCACGGCCGACCAAACCGCGCTGCTTACGGGCGTTGTCGACACCTTCATTCCCGAAACCGATACGCCGGGTGCCAAATCGCTGGGTGTCGCGACGTTTGTGCAGAAGATGGTGGCCGATTGCTACGAACCCAAAGCCCAGACCACGCTGTCGAACGGGCTGAACGCCGCCGACGCACTAGCCCGGCAAACCTACAACCGGCCTTTTACGGAGGCCGACACGGCGCAGCGCATCGATGTGCTGAAACGGATGGAACAGTCGACCGACGCCGACCAGAAAGCCTTTTACCAGTTGGTGAAAGGGCTGACCATCCGCGGCTACATGACCTCGGAATACGTGATGACCAACCTGACGCATTACGAAATGATACCGGGTCGCTACCACGGCTGCGTGCCTGTGCCCGCTAAACCCATTTCTCAAACGAAATAA